The segment TCGGTCGCGTCGCTGCCGACCTTGTCGATCGCCTTGAGGTACTGCATCACCCCGGAGTAGGTGCCGGCCTGAATCATGTTCGGCATCCGCCCGGTGCGTTTGAAGAAGCGCTCGCCGAACTCGCGCGACTGGTCGTCGCGATCCCAGTAGAAGCTTTCGGTGAGGGTCAGGCCCTGAGCGGCATCGAGCCCCAGGCCATGCACTTCCGAGAGGGTGAAAAGCAGGGCGGCCAGGCGCTGGCCGCTGGCGACGATGCCGAACTCGGCGGCCTGCTTGATGCTGTTGGCGGTGTCCAGGCCGGCATTCGCCAGGCCGATGACCTTCGCCCCCGAGGCCTGCGCCTGGAGCAGGAACGATGAGTAGTCGGTGGTCGCCAGCGGATGGCGAACCGAGCCCAGCACCTCTCCGCCCTTGGATTTGACGAAGGTGGAGGTCTGCTCTTCCAGCGAGTAGCCAAAGGCATAGTCGGCGGTGAGGAAATACCAGCTGTCGCCACCCTGGGAAACCAGCGCGCCGCCGGTACCGACCGCCAGCGCGTGGGTGTCGTAGGCCCAGTGGAAGCCATAGGGCGAGCATTGCTTGCCGGTCAGCTCGGTGGTTGCGGCGCCGGTGACCAGGTTGATCTTCTGCTTGCTCTTGGAAATGCCCTGAACCGCCAGGGCGACCGAAGAGGTGGTCAACTCCATGATCGCGTCGACCTGCTCGCGGTCGTACCACTGACGCGCGATGTTCGAGGCGATGTCCGGCTTGTTCTGGTGGTCGGCGGTGACGATCTCGATCGGTACGCCCTTGACCTTGCCGCCGAAGTCTTCGGCGGCCATCTTCGCCGCTTCGTACGACCACTTGCCGCCGAAGTCGGCGTACACGCCGGACTGGTCGTTGAGAATGCCGATCTTCACCTTGCCGTCGGAAAATTCGGCCGCCGACACCGGCACGGTCAGTGCCGCGGCGAGGGTTGCCGCTGCAATGGCTGTTGGCTTCATGCGTATCTCCTTGCGCGTTGGACCGCCGTGCCGGGCGCGTCGCAAGAGGCGTCGCCCGGCCGGTGGCTGGATGGGAAGCGGAAGCAGGCGGCCGGCCGTGTGGTCGGCCGGAACAGGTTGCATGTTGGATAGTGGCAGCCGGCGCCCTGCCATGCGGGCAGGCCGGCAGCGCGGGATCGGTGGTGTCGGCTCGTCGTCAGACAGGGGCGACGAGTACCCGGAGGGAGAGGCATTCGGTGTGCCTTTTATTGTTATTGGTAGAGCTAACCGTAGCAGGGCTTTGGCGGTACGCAACCGCGTGCCGGGCGCGGCCCGGCGTCGCCAGGCTCGGCAAATCGCCGCGCTGTCAGGTAGATGTCGCGTTTGCCGTATAGACTCGGGCGATCAGATCAGGGAGACGAGACATGCGCAGGGTGGTGTTCAATCAGAAAGGTGGCGTCGGCAAATCCAGCATCGCCTGCAACCTCGCCGCGATCAGTGCCGCACAGGGTTACCGCACGCTGCTGATCGACCTCGATGCGCAGGCCAACTCGAGTCATTACCTCAGCGGCAAGCTGGGTGACGACATTCCGCTGGGCATCGCCGAGTTCTTCGTCCAGGTGCTCGAAGGCGGGGCGAGTGCGCGCAAGGCGCGGCCGCCGATCAGCCCGACCCCCTTTGCCAACCTCGACCTGATCACTGCCAGCCCGGCACTGGCCGACCTGCAGCCGAAGCTGGAGGCCAAGCACAAGATCAACAAGCTGCGCAAACTGCTCGAGGCGTTGGCCGAGGACTACGAGCGGATCTACCTGGATACCCCGCCCGCGCTGAATTTCTATACGGTGTCGGCGCTGATTGCCGCCGACCGTTGCCTGATTCCCTTCGACTGCGATGCCTTCTCCCGGCAGGCGCTCTATGGCCTGCTGGCGGAAATCGAGGAAGTACGCGACGACCACAACCCGGCGCTGGCGGTGGAGGGCATCGTGGTCAACCAGTTCCAGCCGCGCGCCGGCTTGCCGCAGCAGATGATCGAGGCGCTGGTTGCCGAGGGCCTGCCGGTGCTACCGGTGTACCTGATGAGTTCGGTGAAGATGCGCGAGTCGCACCAGGCCTGCCTGCCGCTGGTGCACCTCGATGCGCGACACAAGCTGAGTCGCCAGTTCGTCGAACTGCACGACTTGCTCGACGCCTAGCGGGCGACCAGCACATCGCATGGCGGGTTATCGAAGAAGTGCCGGGTCAGGCTGCCGAGCAGCGCGTGGCTCAGCTCGCTGCGGCTGTGCCCGCCGAGCGCCAGCAGTTGCGGCTGCAGCTCGCTGATCGCCGCATCCAGGCAGTTGAGCCGTTCGCCCTGATGCAGGCTGTAGCTGAGCCGCCCCTCGTCGGCCCCGAGCGCTGTGCGCGTATCGTCGATCAGCTGGCCGAACAGCTCGACCTGCAGCGCCAGCGCCGCCGGATCGGCCCCGTGAATCTCCGCGACTTCCTCGATGTTCAGCGCATGCAGCTTCGCCTCGGGCGGCAATAGCTGCCAGGCGGCGTGCAGGGCCCGGTTGGCGCAGCGCGAATAATCCAGCGCAGCCAGGGCCTGGCGGTAGGGCTCGATTGCCGGATGCGTCACCAGCAACAGCGGAATCGGGGTGGCCAGCAGGATGCGTTCCAGTGTGGTGCCGGCGAAGCCTTGCGGTGACTGGCGATGGTGGCGGCCGAGTACCAGCAGGTCGGCCTCGATGCCGCCGGCCAGCGCCAGCAGCCCTTCGACGGTAGGCCCGGGGCGCAGCCATAGGCGTACATCGTCCAGGCCCAGCTGGTCCAGTTGTGCCTGCAGCTGCTCACCGGCGGCCTGCTCGTCGGCCTCGCAGACATGCGCCAGGCTCAGCTGCGCGTTGCACTGGCGAGCCAGCTGTGCGGCGCGGCGCAGTGCCAGATCGGCGTCCGGACTGAGATCGTGGGCGACCAGAATGTGCTTGACCATGCGGGCCTCGGCTGCGCTCGAAAAAGGGCAGAGTATGCCGCGACCGCGAATGGCTGTCTGCGTCGCGGCGTCCGGCAGGTCGTCGCGCTTCAGTCTCGGCATGCTTTGCCGATATGCTTGCCGCAACGGCTAGGGGAGGGACCGATGAGCAAAGTCAGCGTACTGGTGGTGGATGATGCGCCTTTCATCCGCGACCTGATCAAGAAGGGCCTGCGCAGTCAGTTCCCCGGCATCGTCATCGAGGAGGCCGTCAATGGCCGCAAGGCCCAGCAGTTGCTGGGCCGCGAGCGTTTCGACCTGATCCTCTGCGACTGGGAAATGCCCGAGATGTCCGGGCTCGAACTGCTTACCTGGTGCCGTGCGCAGGACGCGCTCAAGACCGTGCCTTTCATCATGGTCACCAGCCGCGGCGACAAGGAGAACGTCGTGCAGGCGATCCAGTCCGGCGTCTCGGACTATATCGGCAAGCCGTTCTCCAACGAGCAGCTGGCGACCAAGGTGCGCAAGGCGCTCGGCCGGGCCGGCAAGCTCGATGCCCTGGCCGCCAGCGCGCCGACCCGAGCGCTGGCCGGCGGCGTCGCCAACGATTCGCTCGCTGCGCTGACCGGCGGCAAGGCCGAGGTCGTGCGCCAGCCCAAGCCGGAGGCGACGGCGCCGGTGGCCGCGCCGCCTGCCGCGGCCCCTGCGGCGAGCAAGCCTGCGGCGGCGTCGGGCGGGCGCGGCCAGGGCCAGTTGCGCCTGGCCGCCGGCACCCAGGCCTGCGTGATCAAGGCGCTGAGTCTGAAGGAGGCGCTGCTGGTGGTGCGTCGAGGCGACGACCTGCCGCAGGTGCTGGAAAGCGCCGTGCTCGACCTCGAGCAGGGCGAGGGCGCCGAGGTGGCGCGGCTCAACGGCTATCTGCACGCGGTGGCGGCACTCGAGCCCAAGCCTGACAGCGAGTGGCTGCAGCTATCGTTCCGCTTCGTCGACCGCGACCCGCAGAAGCTGGACTACCTGTCCCGGCTGATCGCCCGCGGCACCGCCCAGCGGCATTTCGTCCCGGGGGCCTAGCGCCGCCCATCGCCTGGAGCCACCTGTGCTTGATGCGTTTCACAGCCGCGGGGCTGGCCGCTCGCCGCGCGCTGCAGGGCACTGCTAGGCTGTGCCCGCCAACACTCCTACAACTACCAGAATTGCCATCATGCTGGGGCGTATCCTTCTGCTGCTCGGGCTGTCGCTGGCTGTGATGCCGGCCAGCGCGCTGACCATCTACAAGTACACCGATGCCAACGGCGTGGTGACCTATTCCGACCAGGCCGCACCGGGTGCACGTGTGTTCCTGTTTCGCGACCGCATGGTCGAGAGGCTCGACAACCAGGTGAAGCTCGAGACGCGCAAGCATGCCGCTGGCGAAACCCTGCTGGTGCGCAACGATCTGTTCGCCCCGGTGGACATCGAGCTGAGCCTGAGCAACGTCAGCAATGCCGTCGGTGCGCCGGACAAGCCGATTCGCTGGGTCCTGCCGCCGCGCAGCCAGATCCGCCTGGCCACCCTGGCGCCGCGCGATCCGGCCAAGCCGCTGCGCTACACACCGCGCCTGCGCCACGCCCTGGGTGACCCGCGCCTGCTGCCCAAGCCCTACAAGTACCCGTTGCCCTGGCGCGGCGGCCCGTTCCGCCAGACGCAGGGCGCCAATGGCCAGTACAGCCATTTCACCGCCAAGGGCCGCTATGCCGTGGACATCGCCATGCCCGAGGGCACGCCGATCATTGCCGCGCGCGGCGGCATGGTGGTGAAGGTGGAGAACGAGCAGAGCGGGCGCGGCAACAACCCGGCCGGCAACTTCGTTCGCGTGCTGCACGATGACGGCACCATGGGCGTCTACCTGCACCTGATGCAGGGCTCGGTGGTGGTGCGCGAAGGCCAGCGCGTCGCAACCGGGGAACGGCTGGCGCGCTCTGGCAATACGGGCAACAGCACCGGGCCGCACCTGCATTTCGTGGTGCAGCGCAACGTCGGGCTGGCGATCGAGTCGATTCCCTTCGACTTCGCCCAGCCGGTCAACAGCCTGCCGAACTTCGCCGTGGGCGGCGAGTGACGCAGCCCCCCCTTCACTATCGTCGTCCCGGGGCTGGTGGTTTCTACGACGCCTTGAGCACCTTGGCCAGGACGATCTTCGGCCCGCGCATCTTCTTGACGATGATCTGCAAGCCGTCGACGCGCAGTTCCTCGTTCTCCTCGGGAACGCGCTTGAGGCTCTCATAGACCAGCCCGGCAAGGGTTTCGGCCTCGATGTGGTCGAGGTCGACATCGAGCAGCCGCTCGATCTTGAACAGCGGTGTGTCGCCGCGCACCAGCAGCTTGCCGGGCTGGTACGCGAGGATGCCGCGTTCGGCCTTGCGGTGTTCGTCCTGGATGTCGCCGACGAGCACTTCGAGCACGTCTTCCATCGACAGGAAGCCGATCACCTTGTGGTCGCCTTCCTCGACCAGCACGAAATGCGCGCCGCCCTGGCGGAACTGCTCGAGCAGGGCATTGAGCGGCATGTGCTTGGACACCCGGTCGAGCGGGCGCAGCAGGTCGTCCAGGCAGAAATGCTCGGCGAGCCGCTCGTCGCCGGCCAGGGCCAGTAGCAGGTCCTTGATGTGCAGCAGGCCGACGTATTCGCCGAGGTCGCGGTTGTAGACCGGATAGCGGCTGTACTTGTGCCGGCGCACCAGCTCGAGGATGTCGGCCAGCGGCGCATCGTGCTCGAGCTGCACCAGGTCCTCGCGCGAGTTGGCCCAGTCGACGACCTCCAGTTCGCTCATTTCCACCGCCGAGGCGAGTACCTGGATGTGCTGGTTGCTCGGGTCCATGGCGCGGTTCGAGTGCAGGATCAGCTTGAGCTCGTCACGCGTGTAGTGATGCTCGTGATGCGGCCCGGGCTCGCCCTGGCCGGCGATCCGCAGGATGGCGTTGGCGCTGGCATTGAGCAGGTAGATCGCCGGGTACATCAGCCAGTAGAACAGGTACAGCGGTGCGGCCGTCCACAGCGACAGCAGCTCGGGCTTGCGGATCGCCCAGGACTTGGGCGCCAGCTCGCCGACCACGATGTGCAGGTAGGAAATGATGAAAAACGCGGTGAAGAAGGCGATGCCGTGTACCAGCGCCGGCGAGTCGATGCCGACGGCGGCCAGCACCGGCTCGAGCAGATGGGCGAAGGCCGGCTCGCCGACCCAGCCCAGGCCCAGCGAGGCGAGCGTAATGCCCAGCTGGCAGGCCGACAGGTAGGCGTCGAGCTGGTTGTGCACCTTGCGCAGGATGCGCCCCCGCCAGCCATGCGCATCGGCGATCGCCTCGACGCGAGTGGAGCGCAGCTTGACCATGGCGAACTCGGCGGCAACGAAGAAGCCGTTGAGCAGTACCAGGAACAGGGCAAAGAGAATCAGGCCGAAATCGGCGAAGTACGAGGGGGCGGTGTAACCGGGGGAAGGGTCCATGAGCTCGGGAAAGGCCGTTGACCCGCGTGAGGATGGGGGCAGCCCGGCGGCATTTCAAGCGAGCCGGGCGTTGCCGCCGACGAATCCATCGTTCGGTCTAGTCGGTCACCACCTGCTCTGGCTGGAAGTGGCAGGTGAACACGCTGCCTTTGCCGGGCGTACTGCTGATATCCAGGCGGCCGTGGTGGCGCAGCAGTACGTGCTTGACGATGGCCAGGCCGAGGCCGGTGCCGCCGGTGCTGCTGGCGCGGCTGGAGTCGACCCGGTAGAAGCGCTCGGTCAGGCGTGGCAGATGCTTCTGTTCGACGCCGATGCCGTTGTCCTCGACGCTCAGGTGCGCGCCGTACTCATTGCGCCACCAGCGGATGCGAATATCGCCGCCGTCGGGCGTGTACTTGACCGCATTGAACACCAGGTTGGAGAAGGCGCTGCGCAGCTCCGACTCGCTGCCCTTGAGCCGCAGCGACGCATCGGCCTCGAGGCTGATGCGATGGCCGCGCTCGCCGGACAGCGCCTGGGCGTCGTGCTGCACGGTCTGCAACAGCGCGGCGATGTCCAGCGGCACGCCTCCGGTGGGTGGGTTGGTGGCTTCGAGCTTGGCCAGCAGCAAGAGGTCGTTGAGCAGGTGCTGCATGCGTCCGGCCTGCTGGTTCATCTGCTGCAGGGCGCGCAGCCAGCGCGGGTTGACCTGGTCGCTGTTCTCCAGCAGCGTCTCCAGATAGCCGGAGATCACCGTCAGTGGGGTACGCAGTTCGTGGCTGACGTTGGCGACGAAATCCTTGCGCATCTGTTCGAGCTGATGCAGCCGGGTGATGTCGCGTACCAGCAGCAGATGCTCGCTGTTGCCGTAGCGGGTGATGTTGAACTGCAGGCGGATGCGGTCGTTGATCGGCGAGATCAGCTCCAGCGGCTCCTCGTAGTGGCCCTTCTCGAAGTACTCCTTGAACGCCGGATGACGCACCAGGTTGGTGATTGGGTGGCCGCTATCCTGGCGCTTCTTCAGGCCGAGCAGGTGGTCGGCGGCGGGGTTCCACCATTCGAGGTTGCCGTCGCTGTCGAGCATGATCACCGCATCCTTGAGTGCAGCGGTCGAACCCTGCACGCGGTCGATCACGGCCTGCAGCTGGCCGCGCAGGCGCAGGTCGCGGCGTTGCATCTGGTAGAGGCTGTCGAACACGTCGCCCCACAGGCCCACCGCATCCGGTGGCGGGGAATCCGGCTCGCTGCTCTTGAGCCAGCGCTGCAGGCGCAGCACCTGATAAAGCGTCCAGGCCAGGTAGCCGAGCGCGCCGAGCGCCAGGGCCCAGCCGTATTCGCCGGTCGCCAGGCCCAGCAGCAGGCAGACGCCCAGCAGAAGCAGCAGCTTGCGCACCAGCGCGCCTTGCCAGTCGCGGTTCAATCCCTGTGCTCCCGATCCAGTGGCAGGTGTGGCCGCCCGGGCTGTCCTGCGCGTTCGCGCTGGCGCAGAGCCTCGCTCATGTCGGCTCAGTTCTTCGTCGAGAAACGATAGCCGGTGCCGCGCACCGTCTGCACGAGGTTTTCGTAGGCTTCGCCGAGTGCCTTGCGCAGGCGGCGGATGTGCACGTCGACGGTGCGTTCTTCGACGTAGACGTTGCCGCCCCAGACCTGGTCGAGCAGCTGGCCGCGGGTATAGGCACGCTCCTGGTGGGTCATGAAGAACTGCAGCAGGCGGTATTCGGTCGGGCCCATCTCGGCCGGCTTGCCATCGATGGTGACGCGGTGGCTGATCGGATCGAGCAGCAGGCCGCCGATCTCGATCGGCGTCTCGTTGTCGGCGGGCGCGGCGCGCCGCAGGACGGCCTTCAGACGGGCGACCAGCTCGCGCGGCGAGAAGGGCTTGGTGATGTAGTCGTCGGCACCGACCTCCAGGCCCTGGATCTTGTTGTCTTCCTCATCCTTGGCGGTGAGCATGATGATCGGCGTGTTGGCGGTCAGCTCGTCGCGCTTGAGCCGGCGCGCCAGTTCGATGCCGGAGGTGCCCGGGAGCATCCAGTCGAGCAGGATCAGGTCGGGCTGGCGATCGACGATCAGGGCATGCGCCTGTTGGGTGTTCTCCGCCTCCAGGCACTCGTAGCCGGCCATTTCCAGGGCGACGACGATCATCTCGCGGATCGGCGCTTCGTCGTCGACGATCAGTATGCTCTTGCCGTTCATGGTCAAGCCTCGGTCGTTCTTGTCGCCCGGCATTAGATAACGCAATTGTTGCAGCGATGTGACAGCCTGGAGACGGCCAGCATGGCGTCAACAGGCCGTCTGCGCCAGGGCCGGAGGCCGCTCAGCGGGCGGCGTAGTCGAGGATGCAGCCGACCAGCACGGCCAGCCCGGCCCAGTGATTGTGCAGGAAGGCGTGGAAGCAGGCCTGGCGGTCGCGTGTGCGAGTCTGGCGGAACTCCCAGAGGTACAGGCCGAGCGCGACCAGCAACCCGGCATTGAAGAACAGGCCCAGCTCGAAGCGCGCGCCGGCCAGCGCCAGGCAGAACAGCGCCAGGCCCTGCAGCGTGAGGACGACCACGCGGTCGGCATCGCCGAACAGGATCGCGGTGGACTTGATGCCGATCTTCAGGTCGTCCTCGCGGTCGGCCATCGCGTAGTAGGTGTCGTAGGCCACCGTCCACACCACGTTGGCGACGAACAGCAGCCAGGCCTCCGGCGGCAGGCTGCCGCGCTCGGCGGTAAAGCACATCAGGATGCCCCAGGAATAGGCTGCGCCGAGCACCACCTGCGGGTAGTAGGTGTAGCGCTTCATGAACGGGTAGAGCGAGGCGACCGCCAGCGCGCCGAACGACAGCCACACGGTGGTGGCGTTGGTCAGCAGCACCAGGCCGAAGCTCAGTGTCACCAGCACGGCGAACAGCACCCAGCCCTCGCGCGGCTTGACCCGGCCGGTGGCCATCGGCCGCTCGCGGGTGCGCTGCACATGGCCATCGAAGTTGCGGTCGGCGAAGTCGTTGATCACGCAGCCGGCCGAGCGCATGAAGAACACGCCGAGGGTGAAGATGATCAGGTTGGCGACGCTCGGTCGGCCACCGCCGGCGATCACCAGGGCGGTGAGCGTCGGCCAGAGCAGCAGGTAGATGCCGATCGGTCGATCCCAGCGCATCAGCTGGATGAAGTCCCAGGCGCGCGGATGAAGGCGATTGCACGATTGCAGGAGTTTCAGATACATCGGCGGCTCCGTGCGGAAGATGACGAATCAGACGCGGCAGCGCGGCTCACGGCGCGATGCCGGCGGCTTGCCAGAGTTCGGGCAGGAATACCTCGGCTACCAGCACGCCGAGGGGCTCGCGACTGAAGCGCGAGCGGCGCGCCCACAGGTCGGGGTGGCGATGCTCCGGCGGCAGCCAGGCCGCCGGGTAGCGGCAGGCTTGCAGCGTGCCGCGGGTGAATGCCGGGTCGCTGAACAGCAGTTCGCCGAGCGAGCGGCTGCCCAGGCGCTGCAGGTCCATGTCGGAACGCTCCAGCGCGGCGCGTGCGGCGACGCTGCGGGCGAACACCCAGGGCCGCCCGTGCCCGCACAGGTAGACTTCGCGCACCCAGCCTTCGCTGCCCCCGGCCACGCCCAGCGCACTGCATTCGTCGTCACGCAGCAGCTGCCAGCCCTCGACGAGCGGCGTGACGCTGAACGCACCGCCTGCCAGCTCGGTGAGGCGTCGGGTGAGCGAGCCTTTGTCGACGTAGAGCCAGTCATGCTGCAGCGGGTCGAGCGGCGTCGGCAGTTGGTTGGCGGTCAGCCATGTGTGAAGTTCAGGCACAGGCGATAGAGGGTGCGGTTCCGAGAAGGCGGGGAGTCTAACAAGAAAGCCGGCCAGCGCGATGGCTCCGGCGGTTGCGCGGGTTGCCGATGTTGGTTACAACCTGCGCATTCCCCGCCCGGAATGTCCGCCATGCACCTGCACGACTCGATGATGAACGGCTCGATGATGAACGATAGTGCGGTGTACAAGACCTTGCTGGAATCGACCAAAGCCATCCCCTGGAAGATCGACTGGGCCACCATGACGTTTGCCTATATCGGCCCGCAGATCGAAACCCTGCTGGGCTGGCCGCAGGGCAGTTGGCTGAGCGCCAATGACTGGGCAGAGCGCATGCACCCTGAAGACCGCGAGTGGGTGGTGAATTTCTGTGTGGCGCAGTCCCAGTCAGGGCTCGACCACGAGGCCGACTATCGCGCGCTGACCCGCGACGGCCGTTATGTGTGGATCCGCGATGTGGTGCATGTGCTGCGCAATGCCGCGGGCGAGGTCGAAGCGCTGGTTGGCTTCATGTTCGACATCAGTGAGCGCAAGCAGACCGAGCAAAAGCTGTTGCAGCTGCAGAAGCAGCTGGAAGAACTTTCCTATCAGGACGGCCTTACCGGCGTGGCCAACCGGCGCATGTTCGACAACCGCTTGCAGATGGAGTGGAGCAATGCTCAGCGCAACAGCCTGCCGCTATCCCTGATCCTGCTGGATATCGACTATTTCAAGCAGTACAACGACCACTATGGCCATGTGCGTGGCGACGATTGCCTGAAAAGCGTTGGCCAGGCCTTGAGCGGTGCCGCCGTGCGCCCGCGTGACCTGCTGGCCCGTTATGGCGGTGAAGAGTTCGTCCTGTTGCTTCCAGAGACCGATGCGCAGGCTGCTGCCCAGGTTGCCGAGCGCTGTCGCCAGCTGATTCGCGAACAAAATATCCAGCACGCCCACTCCCAGGTCGCACCGCTGCTGACGATCAGTCTAGGCGTCGGTACTCTCGTACCAGGCCCGTTCGACCAGCCCGAGGCCTTTCTCGAAAGGGTGGATAGCCTGCTCTACAAGGCCAAGCATCAGGGCCGCGACCAGGCGGTACTCGCTTAGCCCTGAGGTGAGCTTTCGAGGGCCCGGTTTGGGTGTAAGAATCGACAGCCCCCCTGCGTTCGTCCAGCTTCCGGGTTTTACGCCCAACCCTCCAACCGCATGGTCGCCCGCACCAGTCGCTGCTCCTCCTGCTCGATTTCCTTGAGGTTGTCGCGAATGCTGTGGATGTGGTCGCGCGCCGCGCGCTGCGCCTGATCCGGCAGGCGCTCGGTGACGGCATGGTAGAGCCGCGAATGCTGGCGATCGATCTGCCGCTTGGGGGCCGGCCGGTGATAGAGGTTGTTCACCGAGGCGAACACGGTGCTGAGCATCAGGTCGGTGAGCGACTGCAGGGTGTGCACCAGCACCGGGTTGTGCGAGGCCTCGCAGATGGCCAGGTGAAAGGCGTGGTCCAGCCGGGCATGTTCACGCGGGTCGGCGCCTTCGCCATCGGCATGCGCGGCGAGCATTTCCTCGTAGCGCCGGCGCAGCAGGATGAAATCCGCCTCGGTACCGCGCAGCGCCGCCAGCCGTGCCGATTCGCCCTCGAGCAGGGCGCGCACTTCGAGCAGGTCGTAAAGCGTGCGCGGCTGCGAGTTGAACAGGTGCATCAGCGGGCTGGCGTCGTGGCTGTCAGACAGCTGCGCAACAAAGGAGCCGCGGCCCTGCGCCGTCTCGATGATGCCGCGCCCGCGCAGCACCCGCAGGCCCTCGCGCAGCGCCGACCGCGAGATGCCGAGCTTTTCGCACAGACGCCGCTCGGAGGGCAGCGCCTGGCCGACCTTGAGCACGCCATCGACGATCAAGCGTTCGATGCGCTCGGCCACCACGTCGGCGACTTGACGACGGTCATTGTGTTTTTCGCTCAGCATGCAGGGCTCTCCACAGCTGGTAGGACCAGTTGCCGGCGAGTTTAGCCTCAGTGCTTGCAGATGTGCACTGGCGCCGGTCGGAGCGGGTTTTGCGT is part of the Stutzerimonas balearica DSM 6083 genome and harbors:
- a CDS encoding sensor domain-containing diguanylate cyclase codes for the protein MHLHDSMMNGSMMNDSAVYKTLLESTKAIPWKIDWATMTFAYIGPQIETLLGWPQGSWLSANDWAERMHPEDREWVVNFCVAQSQSGLDHEADYRALTRDGRYVWIRDVVHVLRNAAGEVEALVGFMFDISERKQTEQKLLQLQKQLEELSYQDGLTGVANRRMFDNRLQMEWSNAQRNSLPLSLILLDIDYFKQYNDHYGHVRGDDCLKSVGQALSGAAVRPRDLLARYGGEEFVLLLPETDAQAAAQVAERCRQLIREQNIQHAHSQVAPLLTISLGVGTLVPGPFDQPEAFLERVDSLLYKAKHQGRDQAVLA
- the glcC gene encoding transcriptional regulator GlcC, translating into MLSEKHNDRRQVADVVAERIERLIVDGVLKVGQALPSERRLCEKLGISRSALREGLRVLRGRGIIETAQGRGSFVAQLSDSHDASPLMHLFNSQPRTLYDLLEVRALLEGESARLAALRGTEADFILLRRRYEEMLAAHADGEGADPREHARLDHAFHLAICEASHNPVLVHTLQSLTDLMLSTVFASVNNLYHRPAPKRQIDRQHSRLYHAVTERLPDQAQRAARDHIHSIRDNLKEIEQEEQRLVRATMRLEGWA